GCCCACAACTTAGCTCAGAAGCTGCAGTCCCCCACATGCCCAAGACAGCATTTTCATGAAATAGGGATGCATGCATCACATGATCTAAATATACTGAGGAAACCCCGTATGGTACTGGTGAGAGCGGAATTCCCATCTAAGGTATTAGCAAGCCTGCTGTGTGtcacacagaagcacagagggGAATAGAAGAACAGCTTAAAGTGATGAAAGGGACTACCAGCACAAGCAAACCTCAGGGGCAGCTGTCCTCCTTTCAAACCtacagcattttctcatttaacagCTGCTAAGCAAGGCTGGAGACATGACCCGTGGTGACGGgtgcatgctgctcttgcagaggaccctgcttcagttcttagcacccacacagggatctgataccttcttggGGCCTCCATGGTACTTGTActtatgcgcgcgcgcgcgcgcgcgcacacacacacacacacacacacacacactttaaagttaatctttttaaaaacgtCAAGAGATTGGATGGCTTGCCCAGCGGCTTTCCACAGTCACCCCTACAATCCATGAGATTGCTTTTTCCTTTAAAGTAAAGCCGACTTCCTGCCAGCCTGAACCCAGCGACTCTTGGGCATCTTACCTGAAGACATTTTAAAGGCTGTTAGCAACTGTAGGAGGTGAGAGAAGCAGCGTGCAGACTTCTGAGCCGGGTCTAGTCCCATAAAACACATGATTCACATCTGGGCCAGCTCTTCTTTGGTACCTCATCTGGGAGAGAACTGCTGTGTGCGAGGACATGAAACATCTCACACAGAACCTTTATCATCTGTGCTTTTGAACTTCCAATAGAACCAGGGAGTTCTTTAAGTAGTTCTTTTTCTAGGGAGCTTCAGGCCTTCAACCTGGAATTGCTCCAAGCTCAGAAGAACTTTCCCCCTTGGAAGACCTCAGTTCTTTCTGGGAGGGGAGGCAGATGCCAATCAAAATGGTTGAGAGGCCAGGTTTCTGGCCGTCATGACTCAATGTGCTAcataaattgttttaattgtatttaaaagCTAGcaagtctttgttgttgttgttgttgttgttgttttgttgttttgtttttcgagacagggtttctctgtggctttggagcctgtcctggaactagctctgtagaccaggctggtctcgaactcacagagatccgcctgcctctgcctcccgagtgctgggattaaaggcgtgcgccatcatcgcctgGCCAAGCTAGCAAGTCTTTGGCTTGCTTAAAGAGAATGACTCCTGGACTAAGAACAATGCTTACATGCCAAAGGCAAGACGTGATGCTCCACCTTCATTGTTGATTTGATGGCATTTAGTATCACTATGGGACCACACCTCTGGATGTGATGCTAGAGGTCTTTCCAGAAGGTCTTAACTAAAGAGACACagcccaccctgaatgtgggcagcaccatgccATGCATGGGCTGGGCATCCTGGGCtgacaaaaaggagaaagtgagcagcGTACCAGCATTcgtgtctctctgcttcctgactgagcgGTGTGACGAGCCAGCTCACAGTCCTGCTGCTGTGACCCCCTTTATCATGGACGGTGACCAGGGTACAGTGAGCTCCAAACCCCCTTCCTCAGATGTTTTCTGCCACTTATTCTGCCACAGCAACAAGAGAAATGAGCAGTGCACAAGCCTTTGCAGCTGTCAAGAACACTCTAGAAGGAGCTAAAGATAAGACTGAAGGTTAAATAAAAGGTCGAAAACTGATGGCTTTGTTTGAGTGAGAACATTTTACTtagcttagtttttttctttttcttttttttttgcttccaggACATTTGTGTACCTTGCTGgaagttttctcaaaaaaaaaaaaaaaaaaaagcgacaGTTCTAGACTGAGGGTCATGTGGCCTGTGAGCTCACATCCAGTCTGCTTCTGGTGGGCTGTGTGACCTCGGGCAGCCTGCTTTGCCTCTCTGAGTTCAGCTAAATAAGATGTTCCCTGAGGCCTCCTCCTGACTAACAGcttgtggtttttattattacttttttctttctgattttttgagacagggtttgtcctcatagccctggctggcctcaaactcggagatctgcctgcctctgcctcccaagtgctgggattaaaggtgtgtgccaccactgcccggctcagttTACAGTTATAAGGGCTGTGTAGTATGTGCTTTTAGAGAGGGATGACAAGGGGAGGAGGGACCTATAATCTTCTCAGACCTGAGCCTTTGCACAGAGAAGAGGGCAAGAGGATGCTGGGGCGGGGGCCGAGGACAAAAGGGGGGTGAGGAAAGAAGCCACTCCTTTCACAAGCTGCCTGCCCTGGCCTATACACCCTGGTGCTTCCCACAAAGTCTTTTCAAGGTCTCTGTTATGGCTGACTGCAAAAGATGCTGGTGCCAAGGTGTGCATCCTGAGTCCAGAAACGTGCAGAAACTCTTCCAGCTCCACCATGGGAACTTATTCTGACCCCGGCCCTTCCTGCACTCTGGGGCCCCGCATGCAGCCCCAGAAGGACTTCAGATTCTGTACAGAAAACTCCGCAGGACGGGAGGAAGTCTCAGGGCTATCCGAGACAGCCAGAATCTTGCTTTTAATGCAAATCTAGACtgactccttctcctccttcatctGATGGGTGGTCCTACTGGTGGAGAAGGATTGCAAAGCAAAGCTCCTCCTCAATCCAATCAATGCAAAAGTGAATTAAACACACAACCCTCCAAGAACACCAAGGTGAAAGACTGTGCCGTGGCTCACAACCAAGCTGGCAGAGAACTCTCTTCTTTGGAGTCTGCCAATGCCCAGGTTTAATTTCTGGGGAGCAGGCAAGTGTGTGCCAGTGAACACAACAGGTCGTCAGGCTGGGAGAGGTTCACGGGAGTCATAGCATCGTCACTCAAACACTCACACGTGGAGAACAGGGTACCTTCCTTCCTAGTATGGACTCTGTTCTTTCTTGAAATCAGGCAGACCCTCCCCTGAGATAAAAGTAAGTAACTCAAGCTCCTCCAGGAGCTTGGAAACCTACATGTTCACATGCTAAGCCCCAGGTTTGGGGCACACATTAGTAAGGACGCGCATCAATCAAACAAGGCACATAAGGAGGAATCCTGTTCACAAACCTAGTCTCCAGCCTGAGCTTGGAGCACAGTCAGGGAGGGAAGCATGCTCTCAGGTCTTAGAGAACCAAGGGGAAACTGAGCAGACTGAGCCAGACAGCAACAGGAGGCGGGGCCTGTGCTCCCTCTGAGGTCCGCCATCTCTGTTGAAGGGGCTCGACCCCGAACAGACAGTTAAGATGCAGGAGGCAAACTCCACCTGGGTTAGGGTCCTGTCTTTTTATTCTCCAGGCACACGTTTCAGAGCCGGCTGACATCAAGTTgggggaagagcagcaagcagtaGACCAGGAGCcacaggaaaagaatgaaatagaCCACGTCGGGCTGCTGTACAAACTGTGTCAGGGAGTCGTTGGGTGGGCTCTGGCTCCCCAGGGGCACGGCTTCTCCAGAGGAGTTGGTGCCAGTCCTGCAGAGGGACAGATAGGGGACAGGACGGTCACTGGTGAGGTCCCTAGGCGGAGCACATCCCGAACCTCAACCCAACTGCCACCCTGCAGATGCATCAGAAGGTCCCCATCTGTGTGGTATGCTTCCGTCTAGGAAGCCTTTGGAACACCCACACATGGATACATGTATCCATGACCCCTAATAGAAGGAGCTGTGcggcccatttcacagatggccACAGTGACAGTCATGGGTCGGCAGTTGTCACAGGCCATACAATGACTCTGTGATGGAGCTGCTCCTGAGCCACATCTCCTGGGACACCTCAGAAGGAGGAGATAGGACTACCAGCTCCCAGCTATGCCTCAGGTAATAAAGGAACTTAGACGATTTCAAAGCAGCCACCAGAAACAAAGTCACCCCAAGTTTGGTCTTTGAGATATCACCTTCAGAGGAACTGCTAGCTTTGATTTGGGGTCAAAGTTACCTTTCTTTTATGTGGTGGGAGGCAGTGTTTAACATGCCATTTTGCTTTTGCCTGGCAGGTAATAAACGGTGCTGGCAGGAGAGTTTGGGTGGTAGTAAAAACCAAACCTCAGACCCAAATGTACCAGGGAAAAGGTagaaggggtgggtgggggaccAATACACAGAAGTCTGAAACATGAGCTTCTTGGGGCCATTTCCAGGCCTTGGATGGGGGCTGTGTGAAGCCTACGCCATCTCCCGACAATGACGGGTTAGTCTGTGACAGCTCCCATAGAGGGATTTACGCCCGAATAACAGACACTGGGCACAATATCTCTGGCTTAAAGTTATCTGTAGGGAAAATATGAatgatatttgtttatatttcctaGCTGGAGGTAGGAAAAACTCCTGCACATGTCaagttcttgtttcttttcagcGCCCTCCCTGACCAAAGCTAAAATCACTCTCCCTAGCTGATGGCTTCTTTGGGCAGAGAACTGAGATTAACATTTCTCTTTTAGGCCCGGGAAGAAAGCAGGGTGTCTTCCTTGTATTTGTCTTTTAGGAGCCAAAAGAGTGGAGGTCTAAAGGCCCCGTTCCCGGGGTGTTGGGTAGAGACTACCAACCCCCATCATCTAAATCCTTCCAAGCCCATGCAAACCCACAGGAAAGGGGCAATACGATGAGGTACTTCTGTGACTTTAACAGGGGCAGGGCCGCGTCAGCACTAAAGATTCTGTTCCCATCTCCGGGGTTCTAGGCGGACTGGTTGTTACAATAACTCGAGAACAATCAACTAGACAATCTAGCTCTCCACCAGTAACAAATACTTTCATAGACAGCCTGGCATGTTTGTATTCCCGCTTCATGTCTGCTCTGATGCCGTAAAACTGTAAAATCAGCTCAGTGAGCTTCTGAGAATTGTACCTGCAGTGGGACAGAAGGGAAACAGGGTCAGGTGCTGTAGCTCTACCCAGGCGACTGGACTCTACCTCTGAAGTACTCCAGCACAGGTGCAGACTCAGAACCCACAGCCATCTTCTCACTCACAGATTCCGAGCTCTGTTCTACCCCTCTGCCCTAACTCAAGATCTAACTTTACCCCCATCAATTTACATTCATTTCATTTGGAATTAGCTGTTTTCCCAAATAACTAATAGCATGATAAATAagacatagttttttttaaaggcccCATGaggtaggacacacacacagacatacgcaCGAATGTATATCCCCCCTCTATATATCTATgtacagatatatacatgtatcTAAATGAagacatatgtgtatgtaatatatatatattaagtatatatatgtgtagATCAGAAGGTATGTGTggtttgtttgtgtctgtgtttgtggtgagtgtgcgtgtgtgtgcacatataatatatatacttaatatatatactttatatatatatatacttaaaccccacaaactcatggaatgAGGTCACCAACCTGTTTAACACTCTGTTTCTCCGCTCATCCAGATCGGCTGCGTTCCTCAATTGAACATAGCTAAAATGGTCCTACAGtgaaatttataaacaaaacccCGCAACCCAATTAGTAAAGATGAAAtctctgaaacagaaaacaaggtgAGTTTAAGCTTACAAAGCCGACCGTGCCACGCTTTTCTCGATACTGCAGACATCTagtttcaaaaatcaaattgCCAAACAAGAGATACCgccctgcctccccccacccttgCCTCCCTGCCCGAGGGTGACTGGGAAGAGACCCACCCACCTCCTGGACAGGCTCTGAAGTAAGAGCCACTGCAGGTCTCAGCACCTGCAGATGTCATGAGGATCCTCTAGTGACAGGGCACCCTTAGTTTGACTGTGATCTTTCTAGGTGTGGGTGCAGAGTTGggaaagtgtcttttttttttttatgacaaagaGGCCTTTGGGCTTTGAAATCAACGCTTTATTTACACCTCTTCTTGCCCCAACTGGATATCCAATTGGACTGTGCTTAACATGGTTTCAAGTGTGTCTGTCTTCTATCCCAGTGTAAGGTTGGTGCAGGTCAGTAATCCCAAAGCTcagggctgggagagggaggatgggCCGATAGGTACCGATTAGCAGGGGCCATAGAGAAGGAGAAATTCACATACTAACCAATTCCAAAGACCTATTAGCATGTCGCCGAATGTAAATGCTGGAGTCACTGTGGCTATtcctgaaaaagcaaaaacacgTGGTGAATGGGCACCGCCCAGGGCACAAGGGGCCCAGTCACACAGTTACCCCAGCTGGAAGCACAGTTGTGGCTTCAGACCCAGAGACAGCTTGTACCTACTCAGCCATACTGTTGAAGCACACAGCCAGGTGTGGCCACAGACACTGGGCCTTCATTTATACCCAAATGCAAATCAGGGTTTTTAATAGAAAGCAGACcacatatttctaaaaaaaaaatctaggatctTGGCCAGGACTGGGGTCTTTATATACAAACATCCTGAGGTTTGGGGCTTCACCTGCAGTCCCCTGCAGGTTAAAGGCAGGGCTGGGCCCAAGGCCCGGAGGCTGGACTTTCTCTTGCGATGTGGCTACTTTCTGACAATACAGTTCGAGGGAATACcaccattttttcctttcctacagAAGGAGACTGACTTTACGCCCAAATCTTTGAGGCCAACGTGGAATGCCCCTTGGTCTTCTGAGCAGAGCTGATGCCCACAAAGAGGGGCAGAAGAATCCTGGGCCATCAACTGTGGCTCCCGCTGAGAGCTGTCGACGCTAGTCGGGAACTGACATCCCTGTTCAGTGTTCTTCCTCTGCGGAATGATGGATCACGCCATCTGCTTCAGGATGCATTGGGTCCTGGCTTGCTGCCAAGCAGAACTAGGTGTCCGGGCGGTGCTATACACCTGACGACAATGTCATCTCACTTTCCTTTAAGCAATTTCTCACTACATGGCTTCCAGGAACCTGGCCCTGGGCCTGAGTATATAATCTCAGAAAGTCCCTGCAAGTCAGCCTTGATATCTTTCAATCCAGGTAGTATCACATATTCCTCATTGCCTCCATTGTACAGGCATGAAGCAAAATGCAACCTCAGCGTCAAAAGGGACCCAGGGGTCCATATCTCAGCAGTGTCCAGAGTAACCAGATCCTCCAAGACGCAGTGCTGGGTGCTGTAGAGCTCCTTCTTGCCCTCATGTGTGGGTAACGCTTCCTAACTCAACAGCGCATTCCTGGTGGGAGGGAACGGTGTCTCCGCTCTGCTTTAGCACGCTTTCTCCTGGGTATTTTTACATTACAGCCCATCAATGTGAGCCTTGTAGTGAGTGTGAGCACTGCCCTTCACTCTCCCACGAACCATCTCCTGACATCCAGAAGACAGGCGGAAGCAGAGCCAGTCATTCATACATTCATCTACCCAAAGAGTTGAGTGCCCGCTGCAAGTCAGGGCCATGCTAAAGTGAACTCCATGCCTTGCCTTTGCCTGGACTGgaaagtgagttcaaagccagcctagacaACTTAGATGcttcctcaaaataaaaagccaaaagagggctggggaagtAGTTCTGTGATAGCCTAGCTTACTCgcctagcatacatgaggctatgagttcaatccccagtgcggCCCAAAATGATAAAGAGATGAatgttctattaaaaaaaaacacacaggtGCTATGATACAAGAGTGTATCAAAAATAACCAGTAAGAATTCCAGGACATCTGCTTGGAGGAGGTGTAATGGAGTTGCCCCCAGAGGCTGAGCTGGAGCAATCCAGGGAACAGAGTTGAATGCAGAGCGACAGTCCTCCAGTTTGAAGGAGCCTAAAGCAAAGTATGAACCCAACGGAGGGTAGGCGGCCAGGACCAGAGGTGTGGAATACACGCATGAATGATCAGGGGGTCCTGTGGGTTCCTAGGCCAAAGGAAAGCTATGCAGGGAGAGTCCAGCTGAGTTGTGACCAGAAAGGCATGTGTAGTAGAGAGGCACCCAGAGATTGGTGCCACACTGTAACCTCGAGCCAGGTGACAACCTCCCAGAAGTTCTGTTTACCCTGGGGCCAGCAGGTAGAGGCTTCAGGATGCCCTCATGTAAGCTCATCTCAGTGCTACCTGTTACAATGGAGTTGCTGCAGAGCCCTCTGGGCTAACGAGGTCTACCCACACCACAGCATCCTTAACCACAATGTGCCTGAGTGCGCTGGGGCGCAGGAACTGGGAGGTAACTGCTACCTGTTCTGTGACCAGTGACCAGACTCTGTACGGTGCGTGGCCAAGCCGACGTCACGCCCAGGGACACGGACATTTCTGTCTGTTGTCTGTTCTCCTCAGCCAATATCTATGGCTTGGGCTTTCttgcacccccctcccccagtgatgTACTGTCTATTCAAAATGCTCACTCACCCTAAGAGAGCaagcccctgcctcagtttctcagtgAGGAGATCTCAGTGACGTACCTGGAAGGGACCTTGTGTTCACAGGGGTTTTCTTCAAGGTCATCTGAGGAGCGGACAGTCCCAGGGGCTATAAATAATGAGCTCTCTACTTGGTCCacatgtttccttttttctttctttttactgctAGTTGAGGCTTCCATTGACTTTTCTTCTAATGGCTTTTCAGGGAGTTCCGGGTTTGGGGCTTCTTGGGGCTAGAATACAAAATAACCAAAATACAGGTCAGACTCCCCACTGAAGCAGATGGCATCATTGCCCAGGCTCTACTCTAAGCCAGCCAGTGCCAATCCCTTCCGATGTGGATGGCCCAGGAGAGAAGCCCAACCCATCCCTGCTCCTTGTGCAGAGATCCAAGGCTGAGAATCGATGGAGGAAAGGCAGCAAGCTTTGGAGCCAAGAAGCTCAGTGATATGAAACCCTGCCCAACTCAGCTCCTTAACCTTAAGCCACTGACAGTCACTCTTTGACCCTCACCCTCCCAGCTTTCAGATGGGTACAGTCACCATCACCCTCTTCCCTCTGCAGCACATCCCTTAGAGGGCAATGGCTTACAGCAGGCAATGGCTGAACTTGAGCCAGCTGGCCAAGTGCAAATGCAGAGTCTGTGGGAGGACACTGACATTGTGCCTTTGGTGGAAGGACCACAAGGCCACATCTAGTCCTTACTGGGAAGGGGATTATCTGGCCGCTGTCACACTGAGCACCTGATAGCCATCAGCCATGCCCCCCTGAAATCTAGAAGTGTGGGAACAGCAGGGAGAACCTGCTCAGCAGGGGCCAGATAAGGGATTTGGAGGCCAGGTCAGCTACCCTGAACAAAGCTCCAGGTAGGAACtgaaagtgctcttagccacacGAGACCAGCATCCTTCATGGCTGAGCAGAGACCTTTCCTAGAGGGGAAACGATAAAAGGATCTTGTttatgctattattatttttttaaacgaTCAGAACAAGACAAACTTGCCATTTTCCCAGTCTTTGGCTTGCTCAGACAGTCTTTCCTTTTCTGGTAGGAGACAGACACGGGGCTCTCTACCACTATGGACTTTGTACATCCCCAGGGTAAAGTAGGGGCTGCGCTTGGGGACCAAAATGCCAAATGGGGTTGGAAGAAGCAGGCAAGCAAGGCTATGGGTCAGAGCCATGATGGTGTCAATATTGCTCCCTCTGGATGCAGGGCTGTGCTCAGAGCTGGGGACGGAAGCCTGAGCTGctctcccctttgccctcccacTGGCCACCAGTAAGACATGGGGCAGGACGAGATTCGAAGTATTCGGAATGACCATATGGTTCCAACCCAGGGCTGCCCCAACCACCTTTAACTACCCATCGAACACTCCGCACACAGCAGGCGCTCAATCTGATTTCGGCAACTACGGGCAGAAAGCCTATAAAAATGAAGGGCCAGGCACTGAGGATGTGGCTGTGTTAGTGGAGAACTTGACGAGCAAgaaagaagccctgggttctgttcccagcactgcataagccTGGCAGAATGGTACTCAGAGGTGAGAACAGGAGGGTCagacattcaaggtcatttttggctacagagttagtttgaggctagcctggggtacctGAGAGCCTGTCACAAccagtaaaacaaaaagaatgaaggaCCGGACTTGCATTTCCATAGGCTGCTCGCCCAAGGCCAAGGCCAGGATGTGATCTGCTCGCTCACCCACCTACCTGCCTTGCCCTTCATAGCTTTTTGTCCCTGAGCAACCTGGAGAATTAATTATTCCAGTTGTCCTGCACATCTCCAGCCTAGACATCAGATCTCACTGAAGGCCACGTCCAGCCCTGCCGGCTTCTGCCAGTTTCCCACAGGAGGCACTGCTGGGCAGAACTGGCAGCCCACGTGTGAAGAAGTGTGTGGATGGAGTGGCTCTCAGCACCAGGGGAAGGAGACAGCTGTGTCGGGCACCTCTGGAACCACCCACCAGCCCCCTTCTCCATCTGCCTTACAGCTGTGGAGCACATTGTTCTCTAATTCTCCCCGTTGTCCCGGATTGGCAAACGGAACCACAGCAAGCTCTGATGATGACAGTGTGTCATCTCAATCCTAAGCATCTCTGGGGGCTCCCCACACTCCCTTGCCTGCagccatgcccccccccccagtgtaaGGCTTTCTCAGCCCTCCCAGTACCACTCATGAGCCCAGCTATGTCTCCCCATTTATCCTCTTGTTTCATTCCCAAAGCGATATGCACTTGACCCCTGCATTTGACAGACTTGTCAGGCACCACACTGGTCTCTAGAGTCCAAGGATGAATAACAGATGGCTACTTACTCTTGGGAtggaaaaccaacaacaacaacaacaacaaaaatcccagccCAGtgatggaggtgcacacctttaatcccagcactcaggaggcagaggcaggtggatctctgtgagtttgaggccatcctggtctacagagtgagttccaggacagccagggctgttacacagataaaccctgtctcaaaaaacaaataaaccctgtctcaaaaacccaaaacaaacaaacaaacaaacccccaaaaccaaaaccatggaaacaggaaagaaCCGGCGGAGTGTGGTTGGCCCCAGCTAAGGCAGCAAGATCTCTGTGAGGGCAGGACCTGGGAGGAGGCGACCATGGTACAGAGCTCTGAAGGGAGAATGGCCACTTGCTAAATGCTGCGAGGGGAAAGACCACACAGGGCATGGGTGTCTGGAAACCAGGAGAAGCTGGCTTTgctggaaggaaggcagagaggggtgGACAGTCAGGTGGGAGAGGAAAGCGTGTCAAAGGTCATGTtaaggaagtgggggtggggagaaacgAGATGACACTTGGGGTCTAGGGGCCCCTGTGTGGGACACTCCGGACTAACTGGGAGAGATAAGAAGtgaaacacagaggaaaagatgaagacagagacGGAGCTGATCTGGACTAAGCTGGTTCCATTCCTAGGCTGATTCTGGCACTCAGGGAATGTCCCCCACCGTGTAGCTTTCCCAcactctccagcctctctgggtctgaggaACCCTTTGTAGGGCTACCTCCACATCAGGTGCCATTCTGTGTGCACCGCTCTAGGCAGTGTGGCACACCTCTCTTCCCTCACTTTGCCATGACGCTGGTCATGATGGTTCCTTCAAAGGGctgagccagtggttctcaaccttcctaacgctgggagcctttaacacagttcctcatgttgtggtgacctcccaaccataaaattactttgttgctactttatacctgtaattttgctactgttgtgaattgtaatgtcaATATCTGATCTGCAGGATGGTTATCTGATCTGCAACCtacgtgaaagggtcatttgatcccccAAAGGggtttgtgacccacaggttgagaaccatggctgAGCTGACAGACAAGCTGCTGgagctgagctcaggtcctcttcctcccatccatCTCTACATCCCAGCAGGGCTTAGACAACCCCTCCCCTACCCACCCAGGGTTCCCTGGGCTGTAAGGTATTTCTTTGTAAGAAGACCTTCCCTGCTCCCCGGGAAGTCAGGCTAGGGCTCCATGCGCCTGTCCCCTCTTGTCTTGTAGAGACACAAGAGGCTGACAAGTGTGTGCTCAGCTGCTGGAGATTAGAATCAGTGCCCCCCTGTCTGTCTATGCAATCCACAGCAAGTCACCAGAACACAGCCAAAGCATCTAAGAAGCATACCAATGTGAGTTTGCCCTGTCCCCCGGGGGCCTTAGGAGACGACCTGATAGTTCACCGTTAATGGCTGTTTTTAAATGATCACCTGCTGCTCTGCTGGGCCCTCACACACAATCTCATTTTTCCTCTTAGAAGCCATTTGAGTAGGGTGTGGATTGGAATAAGATCAGTGGGGTGACTGGTTGCAAAATTTTAGCAGTAGCTCCTGTTTGGGTGTCAAGGCAGTACCTGCTGGAGTCTCGtggaagaaaaaattaattctatGCTTATGGGATCATAAGGGAAGACTTACAAAGGGAGAAGCTCTTAGTTCCCAAACCTCAAGTACCTGCTGGCTCTCCACGGGGCCATTCTCTTTGGTTTCCCTCTGTTGTTGGTCCTCATAAGAGGGTGGAGAACCAGGTCTTGAGGTTGACGTGGGCCCCTCAGAAGTCCCATCAACATGGGACGCCTGGTCACCAGTGCTGGGGTGGCCGTTGTCAATAGGCGAGGAGAAGCTGCAGCTGCTTTGGGAGCTGtgggcctcctcctcctccctggagTCCTGGAGATAGCCCTCGTCTGGCTCCCCTAGATCTTCGCCTTTCAAATCCTCCCCACCTTCCGCATAAGCCTCCAGTACTGCAGCCAGGGGCACCTCGTAGTGCGGGTAATAGAACAGGTCATGGGGGATGACGGAGATCTTCGAGAGTGGTGGAGAAGGCTTGAAATCCAGCCCTTCTTCACTGTGACTCCTCAGCGTTTCCAGGCTGACGCTGGTACTTGGAGGGTTGGATGGCACTTCTCCGCCGACCCCGGAGAGGCCTTCTGCTTCGCCTTCTTCTTCGCTGCGATGCCGGGTGGACTTTCTCTTGGCCTTTTCATACACTTCAGGTTTCTTATCTGTAGGCGTTTCTTCTGGGGGCAAAGGATGGTCTTGATCTTGTTCCGGGCCCTTGGGAGGAGGCTCGTGCTTGTCAGCCTCCGACTGGGATTCAGGTGACTCTGTCTCTGCGTGGGGAgactttgatttccttttcccCAGTTTCTCAGTGTTATTCTCTagcccctcttcctccccaggggTCTTCTCAGGGGGTGAGGGATCCTCACCAAAAGCCTGGCTGGTGGAGGCAAAATCTGCGAGGTCCCTGTTAAACTTGGAAGCCTTCAGTGGGATGCCTTCAAAATAGTCATCTTTATCCATAGGCTCGACAGTCAGCAGCTGAACCTTGAGTTCTGTGGAGTTGGCCAGGATAGTATGATCTGcaggagatagaagagaaaggtcTTTCTCACCTTGGCTAGCTTCTACACTGCCATTACAGAATGAGGGGTCCTGAGGAGGCTGATCATGATGGGGCACGCCATCCACACCAACAATGTCTTCAGGGCCCCTGTCTGAGGCAGTTTCAGGCACTGGCCTGGCTTCCtgttctgtcttcttttccttggCAACCTCAGCCAATGAGCCATGACTATC
The Microtus ochrogaster isolate Prairie Vole_2 chromosome 1, MicOch1.0, whole genome shotgun sequence DNA segment above includes these coding regions:
- the Clmn gene encoding calmin isoform X4 translates to MAAQEWDWFQREELIGQISDIRVQNLQVERENVQKRTFTRWINLHLEKCDPPLEVTDLFVDIQDGKILMALLEVLSGRNLLHEYKSSSHRIFRLNNIAKALKFLEDSNVKLVSIDAAEIADGNPSLVLGLIWNIILFFQIKELTGNLSRSSPSSSLSPGSGGTDSDSSYPPTPTTERSMAVSVKDQRKAIKTLLAWVQRKTRKYGVAVQDFAGSWRSGLAFLAVIKAIDPSLVDMKQALEDSTRENLEKAFSIAHDTLHIPRLLEPEDIMVDMPDEQSIVTYVAQFLERFPELEPEEFVNPDKEAPIESTFVRIKESPSEQESRVLLLSENGERAYTVNHETSHPPPAKVFVCDQPESAKGFCLGVVPSHKLSDSATEFMHQIIDQVLQGSPGKTESSTEPVPESSILSTRKDGRRSNSLPIKKSVHFEADLHKDASCSKDPFYSSDFRFEGSPRAAKDLPKQDSHGSLAEVAKEKKTEQEARPVPETASDRGPEDIVGVDGVPHHDQPPQDPSFCNGSVEASQGEKDLSLLSPADHTILANSTELKVQLLTVEPMDKDDYFEGIPLKASKFNRDLADFASTSQAFGEDPSPPEKTPGEEEGLENNTEKLGKRKSKSPHAETESPESQSEADKHEPPPKGPEQDQDHPLPPEETPTDKKPEVYEKAKRKSTRHRSEEEGEAEGLSGVGGEVPSNPPSTSVSLETLRSHSEEGLDFKPSPPLSKISVIPHDLFYYPHYEVPLAAVLEAYAEGGEDLKGEDLGEPDEGYLQDSREEEEAHSSQSSCSFSSPIDNGHPSTGDQASHVDGTSEGPTSTSRPGSPPSYEDQQQRETKENGPVESQQPQEAPNPELPEKPLEEKSMEASTSSKKKEKRKHVDQVESSLFIAPGTVRSSDDLEENPCEHKVPSRNSHSDSSIYIRRHANRSLELDHFSYVQLRNAADLDERRNRVLNRTGTNSSGEAVPLGSQSPPNDSLTQFVQQPDVVYFILFLWLLVYCLLLFPQLDVSRL
- the Clmn gene encoding calmin isoform X2 encodes the protein MAAQEWDWFQREELIGQISDIRVQNLQVERENVQKRTFTRWINLHLEKCDPPLEVTDLFVDIQDGKILMALLEVLSGRNLLHEYKSSSHRIFRLNNIAKALKFLEDSNVKLVSIDAAEIADGNPSLVLGLIWNIILFFQIKELTGNLSRSSPSSSLSPGSGGTDSDSSYPPTPTTERSMAVSVKDQRKAIKTLLAWVQRKTRKYGVAVQDFAGSWRSGLAFLAVIKAIDPSLVDMKQALEDSTRENLEKAFSIAHDTLHIPRLLEPEDIMVDMPDEQSIVTYVAQFLERFPELEPEEFVNPDKEAPIESTFVRIKESPSEQESRVLLLSENGERAYTVNHETSHPPPAKVFVCDQPESAKGFCLGVVPSHKLSDSATEFMHQIIDQVLQGSPGKTESSTEPVPESSILSTRKDGRRSNSLPIKKSVHFEADLHKDASCSKDPFYSSDFRFEGSPRAAKDLPKQDSHGSLAEVAKEKKTEQEARPVPETASDRGPEDIVGVDGVPHHDQPPQDPSFCNGSVEASQGEKDLSLLSPADHTILANSTELKVQLLTVEPMDKDDYFEGIPLKASKFNRDLADFASTSQAFGEDPSPPEKTPGEEEGLENNTEKLGKRKSKSPHAETESPESQSEADKHEPPPKGPEQDQDHPLPPEETPTDKKPEVYEKAKRKSTRHRSEEEGEAEGLSGVGGEVPSNPPSTSVSLETLRSHSEEGLDFKPSPPLSKISVIPHDLFYYPHYEVPLAAVLEAYAEGGEDLKGEDLGEPDEGYLQDSREEEEAHSSQSSCSFSSPIDNGHPSTGDQASHVDGTSEGPTSTSRPGSPPSYEDQQQRETKENGPVESQQPQEAPNPELPEKPLEEKSMEASTSSKKKEKRKHVDQVESSLFIAPGTVRSSDDLEENPCEHKVPSRNSHSDSSIYIRRHANRSLELDHFSYVQLRNAADLDERRNRVLNRYNSQKLTELILQFYGIRADMKREYKHARLSMTGTNSSGEAVPLGSQSPPNDSLTQFVQQPDVVYFILFLWLLVYCLLLFPQLDVSRL